CGATTGCTCAGCTGTTGAAAAAGGGCGGTTATGCCACATGCATGGCGGGCAAGTGGCACTGCAACGCGGCGTTCAACAGTCCCGATCAGCCTCAGCCCGGAGACGCCGGATTCGATCACTGGATGGCAACGCAAAACAACGCGGCGCCTTCGCACCAGGACCCCGTCAACTATGTTCGCAACGGCAAGCCAGTCGGGAAGATCGAAGGCTTCAGTTGTCAAATTGCTACCGACGAAGCCACCGGCTGGATGGCACAGCACGTTAAGAATAATCCGGAGCAGCCTTTCTTCATCTACCTGCCGTTCCACGAACCGCACGAACCTGTGGCGTCACCGCCGGCACTGGTAAAGCAGTATGAAAGCGTCACTTGGCACCCGGACCAGGCCCAGTATTACGCCAACGTCCACAACGTTGACCTCGCAGTTGGCAAAGTGGTGAAGGCGCTTGAAAACGCCGGAGTACGCGACAACACACTCATCGTGTTTACAGCAGACAACGGCCCTGAAACACTTAACCGTTACCGATCTGCCAACCGAAGCTGGGGGATCACGGCTCATTTGCGAGGCATGAAGCTGCACACGCATGACGGCGGTTTTCACGTGGCGGGAATCTTCAATTGGCCGAAAGGTATCAAACCTGGTCAAGTCACAGATACAGTCGGATCGGCTCTCGACCTGCTACCCACGGCCTGTGATCTTGCAGGCGTTGACCTTCCCGCAGAACGAAAACTTGACGGGATCAGCCTGAAGCCACTCTTCGAATCCGGCACCATGAACACGCCCGCCCGGTCACTCGTCTGGGCGTATTACAACGGCATCAACGACGCTCGCGTGGCAATGAGACACGGACAGTGGAAAGTGCTGGCTCGGCTAAACGGTGGCAACTTCCCCAAACGACAAAACCTCACGCCGACCACACTGGCCGAAGCCAAAGCGGCAAAACTTACCGACTTCGAAATCTACAACATCGACACTGACCCCGGCGAAATTTCGAACCTAGCCGGTCGAGGCGTCGCGGAAGAGACGCAACTTATCAAGCAGATCAAAACCGGCTACGCCGAACTCGTCGACGATTCGCCAGCGTGGACGCCCGTCACGAAATCGAAATAGGCGCGGCGAGCCGAGGACGTAAGTTCTCTGGTTAGTTTCTGCACTACTGCCATCACGCTTTCGAAAGAATTGCGATATGCCCGCCCGCGTCCTCATCCTCTTTTCCATCGCTTGCTGTTGCCTTCTTTCTCAGCAAGCCCATTCCGCAGACCTGAGCCTCAACACACGTTCCCGCACGGAAACCGCTGACGAAACCGGGCGTTTCCATTCACTCACGAAACCCACGACCTGGCAGGCCGAACAAACGGCGATCGTCGTCTGTGACATGTGGGACAAACACTGGTGTCCGACAGCCACAGAACGAGTGGGCCAGATGGTGCCGCGGATGAATGAAGTCATCACGGCCGCTCGCCAAAAGGGTGTGCTGATCATTCACTGCCCCAGCAATACGCTCGACTTTTACAAAGACACGCCGCAACGCAAGCTGGCGATGGCCGCTCCGAAAGTGGACACGAAAATCCCGCTGCAGGGCTGGTGTCATCTGGACAAGTCGATCGAAGGCGCTGCTCTACCCATCGACGATTCCGACGGTGGTTGCGACTGCGAAGAGCCGTTTACGAAAAATTATCGAGCGTGGACGCGTCAGCACCCGGGCATCACCATCGCGTATAACGACGCCATCACCGACAGCGCCGAAGCGTTTTATCTGATGAAGCAGCGTGGCATCACCAACGTGATTGTCATGGGAGTCCACACCAACATGTGCGTGCTGGGCCGCCCGTTTTCGATTCGTCAGATGGTGCAGCAGGGACAAAACGTGGTCCTCATGCGAGACATGACGGACACGATGTACAACCCGAAGATGGCTCCGTTCGTCAGCCACTTTACCGGCACGGATCTGGTGGTGAATCACATCGAACAGTATTGGTGCCCCACGATTCTCAGCACCGACATCATCGGCGGCGAAGAATTCCGTTTCCCCGCCGACAAACGCAAGCACCTTGTCGTGCTGTGTGCGGAACAGGAATACCGCACCAACGAATCGCTGCCAAAGTTCGCGAAAGAGCAGCTCGGCCATGACTTCCGAGTCACCTTCGTATGGGACGACGCCAACGATCGCAGCAACCTGCCGGGCATTGAAGCCGTCGCTGATGCCGACGTGCTGCTGGTCAGCGTCCGCCGTCGCACACTTCCCGCGAGCCAACTGAAGTTCGTGAAAGACTTCGTCGCCGCCGGAAAACCGGTCGTCGGAATTCGCACGGCCAGTCACGCATTCTGTTTGCGAGGCAAGGAACCGGAAGCGGGATTGGAAAACTGGACGGATTTCGACAAAGACGTTTTCGGAGGCAACTACACGAACCATCACGGCAACGGTCCGAAGACCACGATTGCGGTTCCACCAGACCTTCCGCAGCCATTCGCAAACGCACTCAAGGGCATCGCCGTGGGCAAACTGGTCGGCAACGGTTCGCTTTATAGAGTTAGCCCGCTGGCTGAAACCACATCGCCAGTCTTGATAGGCAGCATCCCCAACGCCGACGCAGAACCCATCGCCTGGTTCAACAAGCGAGCCGACGGCGGCACCAGTTTCTACACATCGCTGGGCCACATCGACGACTTCGCCAACCCGGAATTCCAGAAGCTAATGACGCAGGTCCTTCGATCGATCAGTCAGGCCAACTGATATCTGGGGCCACGCATTTGTGTCTGCTCCCAGGTGGTATCCGAGTGTGCAGGACAAACGCTACGGCGCAGCTCCGGCAGCGCGTTGCCCCGGAAAAACGCAAACAGGTGCGAGCTATCCGCCTGCGTCCAAGACTCCGCCAAATGACTTTCAAAGAACTCGTATTGCACACCGTTTGCCTGGTCCGCCCTACCTCAACTGTTGATAACCAGATGTGAAAGGGCGTCAACACGCCGCACAAGTGTTTTTCGCTAATTGTCAGGCGGCCGAAACCCGGCGGCCACGACCTTGTGGCGTAGCGACAGAACGGTGATACTCAAGGTCAATGGCGTGTGCGGAGTCGCGGTCTACGGTGCGACATTTGTAAGACTCATAATTCGGGCGAGAGCGGTGATGGCCGTGTTGGTCTCTCAGAGAGTCGGATCGCGGAAGACCAGAATTTCGGACGACTTATTCGGGCTGATCCGACGGAAATCGAAAAACTTGGATTCCGTTATGAGTGCCGTTTGCCAGGGGACAGTGATGCGACGCAGCAAGGCTTCAGGGTTCACGCTGATCGAACTGCTGGTGACGATTTCGATCATTGCCATTTTGATCGCGTTGTTGTTACCCGCCGTGCAACAGGCTCGTGAGGCCGCTCGCCGAACCCAGTGCCGCAACAATCTCAAGCAGCTTGGTCTCGCCCTGCACAACTACCACGACGTGCATCGGTGTTTTCCAATGGGCGGCATGGGCGTGGACAATCCCCGACTCACAAGCGCACAGGCGATACGTGGGTTTTCCTGGGGCTGCTACCTCTTGCCGTACTTGGAACAGGATGCCCTCTACGCGGCCATCGATTTCAATCAACCGAGTTTTCTTGTTGGGTTTCCGGATCCACTCGCAAACGTCGAGAATGACAATGAAAAGTTGATGTCAACTACCGTAAAATCGTTTCGTTGTCCTTCTGATTACAGAGCCAGTCACGTCACTGACGACGAACGCCCGCCACGGCGATTTTGGGAGAACATCGCTACAGCGAGCTATGTGGGGAACTTCGGGACTAACGGTTTAGTCATGGCTGCGAACGGTAGAACGAATGTGTCGTGGCCTGAAGTGTTCAAATTCACGGTGCATTCAATACCTCAGATTCCGCACCATGCAATGAACAGTCGGGGAACGGGGCCATTTTTCACGAACAGCAGCATGCGTCTGAGATCTGTGGCGGACGGCACCAGTATGACTGTATTCGTTGGAGAACGGCATGGGCACGAATGCGAGTCGAAGATAACGACATACACGCTGTCTCGAACGTTTTGGGGAATGGCGCAGCGGCTAGGTGATGTCCTTAGCAGCGGTTACTACCGCCCGAACGCCTGCCCCGTCGGAGTCGACCCCGGCACAACAGGCAAGATCTGCAAAGGCCCGATGACCAGCGTGCATACCGGCGGCCTGCAGGTATTGCTCATGGATGGTTCCGTCCGCTTCATCAACGACAGCATCGACAGCGCCGAGGAAGCGGAGATCGACGCAATTCCAGACATGAGAAACGCGGCTCAACGTCAGGCGGTCTACGGAGTCTGGCAGGCTATCTGCGACATGAACGACGGCACCGTTGTGGGCGAATTTTGATCTGAGCGGACGGAGTTACTCGCCAACGAACGCTCTTGCCGCCTGCTGGGTGCGATCGCGTGTGTGACTCGGCGCTACTGCAACTGGTTCTGAGACCTTGTTGATTGCATTATACTGCCGTTCGTACCGTCACCATATTCTACCAGGACTGAACCTATGATCGGCTTTTGTCTATTGACCGCTGCGCTTTTCACGGCAGCGCCTGAAGTGTTTCATGCTCAGGGAGAAATGGCGGGGGAAGTGACATCGACGAGTGTGATTCTTCAATCACGACTCACGTCCGTAGCGAAGCTGACCGATGGCGACGTTCCGGGAACAAGCGGAGTGGCCCGCTTCGAACTGTCTGAGAGCGACGACTTTGGCTCATCACGTACAACCGACTGGTTGAAGGCCGCGCCGGAGAATGATTTCATCGTGAAGGTCCAGGTGAAGGGACTCAAACCGGCGACTCAGTACTATTATCGCCTGATCTTTGGCTCCGATCGCGACTCGGTTCAGACCGGGGAGACCTGCTCTTTCCGAACGCTGCAGGGGCGAGACGGGACGGATGAGGTGAGCTTCGTGGTGGTGACAGGAATGAACTACATGTCGTTTCACTATGGAAAGGTTAAAGAGGGAAAACGAACCGGGGTTGGGGCGTATGAGGGCGATGACAAGCAAGAAGGATTTCCGGCACTCGCGACCATCGCGAAGATGAAACCGGACTTCTTCGTCGGAACAGGCGACAACGTTTACTACGACAGCCACGACGACCGGGAAGCCACTGAGCTCAGAGATCTGCGTCGGAAATGGCACGAACAATTCGTCCAGCCGCGGTTCGTCAAACTTTTCCGGCACGTGCCCACCTACTGGGAAAAGGACGATCATGACCACCGCTTCAACGACTGCGATCGGGAAGGAAATCGCAAGCCGTTAAGTGACCTGGGAATTCAGACGTTTCGTCAACAGGTGCCGGTCGTCGATCCGCTTGATCCCGAAGCGAAGACGTACCGAACCTATCGCGTGAACCAACATCTCCAGATCTGGCTCGTCGAAGGTCGTGATTATCGCAGCCCCAACAGAATGCCCGATGGTCCGGACAAGACGCTTTGGGGAGCGGACCAGATTGCGTGGTTAAAGCAGACGCTGCGGGAAAGCGACGCCACGTGGAAACTGCTGATCTCGCCAACGCCCATGGTGGGGCCCGATGACGCATATAAGCGAGACAATCATACGAATCACAAAGGCTTTCGTCACGAAGGCCGCGCATTCTTTGACTGGATCAAACAACAGCGACTCGACAGGAAAGGCTTCCACGTGATTTGCGGCGATCGACACTGGCAGTACCACTCCATCGATCCGACGGGAATCGAGGAGTTTTCCAGTGGTGCACTCGTGGATTCCAACTCACGCCTCGGCCGCGACCCGGGCGATCCCAAATCCACGGACCCGGATGCGAAGATCAAACAACTGCACACGCAAACGGAAGCCTCGGGAGGATTCCTGAAAGTCACCGTGCAGGACAACGGTGACATTCGGTTTGAGTTTTTCGACGAAAATGGTGAGAGGCTCTATCGTGTCGTCAAGCCTGTGTGGAGGCACAAAGCGGAAGGCGGACAGCCGGATAAAGTGGAGGCTTCTCGCTAACTCTGTTCCGCAATCTGCTCGGATTCCAGGGCATGGTGACTTTTGAGCATAGAGATGAATGCTGGCTGCAGTTCCGTCTTCTGTTGCTGCAGATACGCCAGCATCTCCCGGCCTAGTGCCGTGTTGGACTGGTGATGCCGCACGCGTTTGTTGATTTGCACAATCTCCATCTGGTCAAACAAGTCAGGGCGTACTCCGGCCTTCGTCCGAGCCGCATGAAAAACGCAGTCGCTGAAGTGAGCTCCGTCGATGGCATTGAGTCGGTAAATCGGTTTGTTTTCTTCGCTGATTTGAGGTGCAAAACGGCAACGAGCGAATGTGAGGGCACCACACAATTCGTCGTCCATTCCTGCGGCAAACCGATCGACCGTACAATCCTGCAGCGTTGCGTCCGCGCTGCTGGCTCCCAGGAACACACAAAGTTGACGGCAGTTGACAAAGCGAATCGTGGGGTACAGAGCGAATTCGTCGGCGTAGTCCTGCTGAGTTGACGATCCAAGCTGGAAATGAACGTGCTCCGCTGTATCCGGAGCTGCCGGTTCGATGGATTCCAAACGAATGTTTTCAAACAACATTTCGCAATTGAATCCGGCGTCCGGTCGAGCGTGGTCTCGCTCGCGATCCAGCCGGTAGTTTCCAGGGGCGAAGATTCGGATCAGTCGAACACCTTCATCCCGCCTGACAACGTCCACGTTGCGGACAGTGATGCGGCGTGGAAAGAAGTGCCGGCTGTTGTCTTTGTTTTGCGAGAACTTCGCGATCTGAAACATCCACACCGGAGAATTAGAATCGGGGGCGGCCGTGAAATCGAACTGAAAGTTCTCCACCGTGACCGATCGAGCGCAGCCAATCGGATAGCCATAGTCTGCCGCATCCGGATGGCTGTAGATCACGTTGACCGATCCGTTGCTCACCGGCATCAGTTTGCAGTTGCGAATGGAGATGTCCCCATCCCATTTGCCCCCGAAGTCTCGTCGCAGATTCAGAAAGCGGTTGCCCGTTTGTTCCGTGTTTTCGATGGTCAGGTCACCACCTCCGGTCACTGAGATTCCCCGGAGCCCGATCTGACTGTCCTGAATTGTCAGGTTCCAGCAATGGAAGTGGACATCCACACGGTTCAGACGACATTGCTGGATTCGAAAATTCTTGTTTAGGTTGGTGCCAAACACGCCCCAGTGCAAACGCGTCCCTTCGGCGGTGAGATTTCGGAAGGTGCAGTTCAGCATTCTGTTGCCGCTGATTCCATACGTGCCCGCTCCCACTCGCTTTTTGGGATCTTTGCGGTTCTGTTCCCACGGGATCAGGCGGATATTTTCCAGCGTCACATTGTAGACGCCAGTGAGCGTGTAGAATCCGGAGCGTGGTTCCATAGAAGCATC
This DNA window, taken from Fuerstiella marisgermanici, encodes the following:
- a CDS encoding sulfatase family protein, which encodes MLRSACLALFLVALPCTFTNAADDRPNIVIILCDDLGFGDLGIHGHPHIQTPFIDSLADEGLRFTSFYSTAPVCSPSRVGLLTGRSPNRAGVYDWIPEARTPRPDAREQVHMKKDEVTIAQLLKKGGYATCMAGKWHCNAAFNSPDQPQPGDAGFDHWMATQNNAAPSHQDPVNYVRNGKPVGKIEGFSCQIATDEATGWMAQHVKNNPEQPFFIYLPFHEPHEPVASPPALVKQYESVTWHPDQAQYYANVHNVDLAVGKVVKALENAGVRDNTLIVFTADNGPETLNRYRSANRSWGITAHLRGMKLHTHDGGFHVAGIFNWPKGIKPGQVTDTVGSALDLLPTACDLAGVDLPAERKLDGISLKPLFESGTMNTPARSLVWAYYNGINDARVAMRHGQWKVLARLNGGNFPKRQNLTPTTLAEAKAAKLTDFEIYNIDTDPGEISNLAGRGVAEETQLIKQIKTGYAELVDDSPAWTPVTKSK
- a CDS encoding ThuA domain-containing protein, whose protein sequence is MPARVLILFSIACCCLLSQQAHSADLSLNTRSRTETADETGRFHSLTKPTTWQAEQTAIVVCDMWDKHWCPTATERVGQMVPRMNEVITAARQKGVLIIHCPSNTLDFYKDTPQRKLAMAAPKVDTKIPLQGWCHLDKSIEGAALPIDDSDGGCDCEEPFTKNYRAWTRQHPGITIAYNDAITDSAEAFYLMKQRGITNVIVMGVHTNMCVLGRPFSIRQMVQQGQNVVLMRDMTDTMYNPKMAPFVSHFTGTDLVVNHIEQYWCPTILSTDIIGGEEFRFPADKRKHLVVLCAEQEYRTNESLPKFAKEQLGHDFRVTFVWDDANDRSNLPGIEAVADADVLLVSVRRRTLPASQLKFVKDFVAAGKPVVGIRTASHAFCLRGKEPEAGLENWTDFDKDVFGGNYTNHHGNGPKTTIAVPPDLPQPFANALKGIAVGKLVGNGSLYRVSPLAETTSPVLIGSIPNADAEPIAWFNKRADGGTSFYTSLGHIDDFANPEFQKLMTQVLRSISQAN
- a CDS encoding alkaline phosphatase D family protein — protein: MIGFCLLTAALFTAAPEVFHAQGEMAGEVTSTSVILQSRLTSVAKLTDGDVPGTSGVARFELSESDDFGSSRTTDWLKAAPENDFIVKVQVKGLKPATQYYYRLIFGSDRDSVQTGETCSFRTLQGRDGTDEVSFVVVTGMNYMSFHYGKVKEGKRTGVGAYEGDDKQEGFPALATIAKMKPDFFVGTGDNVYYDSHDDREATELRDLRRKWHEQFVQPRFVKLFRHVPTYWEKDDHDHRFNDCDREGNRKPLSDLGIQTFRQQVPVVDPLDPEAKTYRTYRVNQHLQIWLVEGRDYRSPNRMPDGPDKTLWGADQIAWLKQTLRESDATWKLLISPTPMVGPDDAYKRDNHTNHKGFRHEGRAFFDWIKQQRLDRKGFHVICGDRHWQYHSIDPTGIEEFSSGALVDSNSRLGRDPGDPKSTDPDAKIKQLHTQTEASGGFLKVTVQDNGDIRFEFFDENGERLYRVVKPVWRHKAEGGQPDKVEASR
- a CDS encoding DUF1559 domain-containing protein, with translation MSAVCQGTVMRRSKASGFTLIELLVTISIIAILIALLLPAVQQAREAARRTQCRNNLKQLGLALHNYHDVHRCFPMGGMGVDNPRLTSAQAIRGFSWGCYLLPYLEQDALYAAIDFNQPSFLVGFPDPLANVENDNEKLMSTTVKSFRCPSDYRASHVTDDERPPRRFWENIATASYVGNFGTNGLVMAANGRTNVSWPEVFKFTVHSIPQIPHHAMNSRGTGPFFTNSSMRLRSVADGTSMTVFVGERHGHECESKITTYTLSRTFWGMAQRLGDVLSSGYYRPNACPVGVDPGTTGKICKGPMTSVHTGGLQVLLMDGSVRFINDSIDSAEEAEIDAIPDMRNAAQRQAVYGVWQAICDMNDGTVVGEF